In the genome of Pirellulales bacterium, the window CAACGACGCGAGCGCCGCGGTCTGGAGCCGGGACGCGGACACCTGGATGCCGACGGCCCCGAGGGCGAAATCGAAGGGGGACTTTACGATACGAAAGTGCGTCAGAAAGTCGGTCGCGGCTCGGTGAACGTCACCGGTCAGCTCGGAGGGCCGAACGCCAAGGGACGCGTCGAGCAGGAAATCCAAGCGCAATTCCAGGCCGCGCGCAGTAGCGGCGCCGATCCGCTGGCCGACACCCATATGCCGCGCGGTTATCGCGAGCACGCGCGCACGTATTTTGATGTTCTGCGCGAAGGGGACAAAGGCAAGTAGCGCGCCGAGTGAGGCCGGCGCGAATTGGGCCGTACCACAAGAAGGCAAAACGAATACGTTCGCAGATTACACAGATTCCGCAGAGGGTCGAGAGTGGCCCACGACGTGTTTAAGGAACCTGCGTCAATCTGTGAAATCCGCGGAGGAATTCCTGCGTCTCCGCGTGCTGTGAGGGCAGGCTTTATCTTGGAAATAGCGGCCCGCGTGGCACTTTGGGCCGGTTATTCCGCGCCCGTGGACGGGCCGTGGTACAGACTTCGGCTGCCGGGTTGTTCCCAAATCCGGCGCGCACGCCTATCGTAGAATTACCGGGTTCGCCGGTGTGCATCTCTCGCCTTCAGGGCATTTCCACGCGTCGTTTCGCTTTATGATTTCGGCGACCATTCTCAGCTTGGTAGTGCTCGGCGCGCCCGGCGCTACCCCTGCGCCGGCCAAGGCCAAACCGCAGGTCGTCGAGGAGAAATACCCCTCCGGCGCCATGAAAGCCCGGCGGCAGGTCAAGAAGAACGCCCGCGGCGAGGACGTCGAACACGGCCTGGTCGAGACCTATTACGAAAAAGGCCCGATTGCCAGCCGCTACGTCTATCACGACGGGCAACGCGACGGGCCCTGGACGACCTGGTACGAATCGGGACAGAAAAAGGGAGAAGGAACCTACAAGCACGATCGTAAGGAAGGGCCCGAAACGCTGTACCACTCCAACGGGCAGAAAAAGCACGAAGCCACGTTCGTCGCCGACTCGAAGGACGGGAAATACACGTCCTGGCATCCGTCGGGACACAAGGCGATCGAACAAACCTATGTCAATGGCGAGACGCACGGCATGCGACGCCGCTGGTACAGCGACGGAACCCCGCAGGAAGAAACGAAGTATGTCCACGGGGTGAAGCAAGGCACTGCGGTCCTCTATCACCGCAGCAAGCACAAATCGCTCGAAGTCGAGTATCTCGACGGCACTAAGCACGGCCACTACGCCGAGTGGTACGCCGATGGCCGCCCCAAGCACGACCGTACGTATAAGGATGGAGCCATCGACGGCGAGTACACCGAGTGGCACCCGGACGGCAGCCTGAAAACCAAAGGACACTACGTCGAGGGGACGCGCGACGGCGAGTGGAAAGAATGGTGGCCCGACGACGCTGACCATCATCCCAAGGTCGAAGCGGAATACGACAAGGGCGATCTTGTCGGTCTGCATCAAACGTGGTACCGCAACGGCCAGCGGCAGACCTACGAAACCTTCGTCGCCGGCGACCGAGAGGGCCTGGCCATCGATTGGTATGAAAACGGAAATAAGAAGGCCGAAGGCCTGTTCGAAGGCGACGCCCCCAACGGCCGTTTCATGATGTGGTTCGAATCGGGCGCGCCCAAGTCCGTGACCGAATTCCGCATGGGACGCCGCCACGGCGACGCCTACGAATGGTCCGAAGCGGGCGACGTGATCTCGGCCGATCATTTCGATTGAGGCCGGTCACAGTAGCTCCGTTGCGGGCAAACGGGACTACAGCGCGACAAGGCGGCCGTCCCAGCGCTACGGCGCCAACAGCAGCCGGCCGGGCACCTGCAGGTAGCCTTTCACTTCGTTCAAGAACCGCGCGGCCACGGCGCCGTCGACCAGGCGATGGTCGTAAGAAAGGCTCAGCGGCATCATCAGGCGGACTTTGATCTCGTCGTTGTCCATCACCACCGGCAGCTTGCGCGAGCGGCCCAGGAGCAGCACCGCCACCTCGGGATGGTTGATGATCGGCGTGGAATAGGTGCCGCCGACCGCGCCCAGGTTGCTGATCGTGAACGTGCCGCCGCGGAGATCGTCGACGGCGAACTGATTGTCGCGCCCCTTGTTGGCCACGTCGTTCAGGGCCTGGGCGATTTGTGGGATCGTGAGCTGATCGACTTCGCGCACCACCGGCACGACCAGCCCACGCTCGGTGTCGACGGCCACGCCAAGGTTCACATACTCCTTGTAGACGATCTGGTTGTTCTCCAGGTCCAAAGAGGCGTTCAACAGCGGATGCAGCTTGAGCGACTGGGCGACCGCCTTCATGACGAAGGCCATCATCGTCAGCTTGATATCCGAACCGACGTAATCGGCGACGCTCCCTTTGCGAATTCGTTCGAGCTCCGTGATATCCGCGTCGTCGAAGTTCGTGACGTGCGGAATCGTCGCATGCGAATGCGCCATGTTGGCGGCAATCGTCTTGCGGATTCTCGTCAGCGGCTGCTTGCGGATGCAACCGTAGGAATCCTGATCCTCGACGCCGTCGGGCATGTTCTGCCGGTTGGGCGTGACCTTCAGAATCGGCGACGAATGCCGCACCGCCGAAACGATGTCTTCGCGCGTGATCCGTCCGCCAGGGCCCGAGCCGGTAACGCGGCGCAGATCCACACCCAGCTCGCGCGCCAGCCGCCGCGTCGACGGGCCGGCCGGCGAGGTGACGGCGCCGGCGTCGGCCGCCTCGTGCGCGGTATGCGCAGGGGCTCCGCCATTCTGCGGCGGCGCGGGGGCGGGCTTGGCCGGCGCGGGTTTCGCTGCCGCCGGCTTCGGCGCCGCGGCCTTGGGTGCCGGAGCCGGCTGGTCGTCTTCCTCGGGCTCTTCGGCCGGCGCGGCCTTGGCGGCCGGCGGAGCTTTGGCGGGGGCCGCGGCTTTCGCGCCGCCGTCCTTCGCGGGCGCCGCCGCGCCGTCACCGGCGCCAGCCGCGGCTTCGATCGACAAGAGCAACGTGCCGATCGGCACGGTCTGCCCCGGCTGCACATGAATCTTCGAAACGCGGCCGGCGTGCGGGCAGGGGATCTCGACCGTGGCCTTGTCGGTTTCCAGTTCGATGACGTTCTGGTTGGCCTGGATCGTGTCCCCCTCGTGAACGAGCACGCTCAATACGTCGCCCGATTCGACATTTTCGCCCAGGTCCGGCAGTTTGAATTCAATCGCCATCGGCGTTTTCGTTTCCTTGGCAGCTAGGTTTTCGAATGTGCGGTTCTTGAAATCTTGCGCGAGAGTGTCCCTGGTAGCTTGCCTACCAGTGCCCTACGCGATTTCCTGCACTGCTGGGCGAGCCAGCAGTGGCACCCAAATTCATCGGACGGGCGCAGCTCCCCCGGTATTTACCCCTATTAAGCTTAGGCCGTCCAGGGGTCGACTTTTTCGGGATCGATGCCCAGGTCGCGGATGCTTTGGGCCACCAGGTTTTTGTCGACCTGGCCCCGTTCGGCCAACTGGTTGAGCGTGGCCACGGTCACCAGCTCGGCATCGATCTCGAAATGCCGCCGCAACGCGGCGCGATCGGCACTGCGCCCCAGCCCGTCGGTCCCCAGTGCGTACAGTCCGCCCGGCACCCAGGGATCGATCTGCTCGGCCACGGCCCGCACGTAGTCGCTCGTGGCGATGAACGGACCTTGCACGCCGTCGAGCACGTTTTCCAAGTAGCTGCGTCGCGGTGTTTCGGTCGGGTGCAGCAGGTTCCAGCGGCGGGCTTCTTGCGCCTCGGTGCGCAGTTGCTTGTAACTGGTCACGCTCCAGGCCGTGCTCGAAATGTCGTATTTCTCGGCCAGGATCGTCTGGGCCCGCAACGCCTCGCGCAAAATCGAGCCGCTGCCGAAGAGCTGCACGTGCGGGCGGTTATTGCCCACGTCCTTCGTCGATACCCGGTACATGCCGCGGATGATGCCTTCTTCGCACCCTTCGGGCATGTTGGGCATCAGGTAGTTTTCGTTGGCGATCGTGATGTAGTAGAGCGCATCGTGCCGCTCTTCGTACATGTGCCGCATGCCGTCGAGCACGATGTACGCCGTTTCGTAGGCATAGGCCGGGTCGTAGCAGCGCACCGTGGGATAGGCCATGGCGAAGAGGTGCGTGTGGCCGTCCTGATGCTGCAGGCCCTCGCCGTTGAGCGTGGTGCGCCCGGCGGTGCCTCCCATCATGAAACCCTTGGCGCGCTGATCGGCGGCGGCCCAGATCAAGTCGCCGATGCGCTGGAAACCGAACATCGAATAGAAGATGAAGAACGGAATCATGTTGATTCCGTGCGTGCTGTAGGCGGTGCCGGCGGCGATGAACGACGACATCGAGCCCGCCTCGGTGATCCCCTCTTCCAGGATCTGGCCGTCCTTTGCCTCGCGGTAGTAGAGCACGGTTTCCGAATCGACCGGCTCGTACAACTGGCCCGTGTGGGCGTAAATGCCGCACTGCCGGAACAGCGATTCCATGCCGAAGGTGCGCGACTCGTCGGGCACGATCGGCACGATCAGCTTGCCGATCTCCTTGTGCCGCAGCAATCGGCCGAACATGCGGACGAACGCCATGGTGGTCGAAACTTCGCGGTCGCCGCTCGATTCGAACGATTCGGGAAATTCATGCTTCTGCGGGATCGTCAGCGGCGGCTGCTCGGTCTTGCGCGCCGGCACGTAACCGCCCAACTCCTTGCGACGCTCGCGCAGGTACTGCATCTCGGGGCTGTCGGCCGGCGGAATGTAGAACGGCGCCTTCGAGACTTCTTCGTCCGAAATGGGAATGCCGAAGCGGGTGCGGAACTCGCGCAGCTCGACTTCGTTGAGCTTCTTCTGCTGGTGCGTGACGTTGCGCCCTTCGCCGGCCTCGCCCAGGCCGTACCCCTTGATCGTCTTGGCGAGGATCACCGTGGGCTTGCCTTTGACTTCCATCATGGCCGAGTAAGCGGCGTAGACCTTTTCGGGGTCGTGCCCGCCGCGGCGCAAACGCTTCAGCTTTTCGTCCGACAGGTGCGCGACCATCTCTTCCAGCTCGGGATACTTGCCGAAGAAATGCTCGCGGATGTAGCTGCCCGGACTGACGATGTACTTTTGATACTCGCCGTCGACGACTTCGCCCATGCGCTGCACGAGCAGGCCCGTTTCATCGCGCGAGAGCAACTGATCCCAGTCGTCGCCCCAGATGACTTTGATGACGTTCCAGCCGGCGCCGCGGAAGGCGCCTTCCAGCTCTTGAATGACCTTGCCGTTGCCGCGGACCGGACCGTCCAAACGTTGCAAGTTGCAGTTGATGACGAACGTGAGGTTGTCGAGTTTCTCGCGCGAGGCCAGCGTGATCGCGCCCAGCGACTCGGGCTCGTCGCTTTCGCCGTCGCCCATGAAGCACCACACGCGCGAGTCGCTGGTGTCCTTGATGCCGCGGTCCATCAGGTACTTGTTGAAGCGGGCCTGATAGATGGCCATGATCGGCCCCAAGCCCATCGACACCGTGGGGAATTGCCAGAAGTTGGGCATCAGCCACGGGTGCGGATAGCTCGACAGGCCGCCGCCGGGAGCCAGCTCTTGGCGGAAGTTGGCCAGTTGCTGCTCGGTGAGCCGGCCTTCCAAAAGCGCTCGCGCGTAAATGCCGGGCGAGGCGTGCCCCTGGAAATAAATCTGGTCGGTGGCGCGGAAGAAGTGGTTGAACGCCACCTCATACAGCGTGGCGGCCGAGGCGTAGGTCGAGATATGGCCGCCGATGCCCGGATGGTCGCGATTGGCGCGCACCACCATCGCCATGGCGTTCCAGCGGATGATGCTCTTGATCCGCCGCTCGATCTCGCGATT includes:
- a CDS encoding 2-oxo acid dehydrogenase subunit E2 — its product is MAIEFKLPDLGENVESGDVLSVLVHEGDTIQANQNVIELETDKATVEIPCPHAGRVSKIHVQPGQTVPIGTLLLSIEAAAGAGDGAAAPAKDGGAKAAAPAKAPPAAKAAPAEEPEEDDQPAPAPKAAAPKPAAAKPAPAKPAPAPPQNGGAPAHTAHEAADAGAVTSPAGPSTRRLARELGVDLRRVTGSGPGGRITREDIVSAVRHSSPILKVTPNRQNMPDGVEDQDSYGCIRKQPLTRIRKTIAANMAHSHATIPHVTNFDDADITELERIRKGSVADYVGSDIKLTMMAFVMKAVAQSLKLHPLLNASLDLENNQIVYKEYVNLGVAVDTERGLVVPVVREVDQLTIPQIAQALNDVANKGRDNQFAVDDLRGGTFTISNLGAVGGTYSTPIINHPEVAVLLLGRSRKLPVVMDNDEIKVRLMMPLSLSYDHRLVDGAVAARFLNEVKGYLQVPGRLLLAP
- a CDS encoding toxin-antitoxin system YwqK family antitoxin — translated: MISATILSLVVLGAPGATPAPAKAKPQVVEEKYPSGAMKARRQVKKNARGEDVEHGLVETYYEKGPIASRYVYHDGQRDGPWTTWYESGQKKGEGTYKHDRKEGPETLYHSNGQKKHEATFVADSKDGKYTSWHPSGHKAIEQTYVNGETHGMRRRWYSDGTPQEETKYVHGVKQGTAVLYHRSKHKSLEVEYLDGTKHGHYAEWYADGRPKHDRTYKDGAIDGEYTEWHPDGSLKTKGHYVEGTRDGEWKEWWPDDADHHPKVEAEYDKGDLVGLHQTWYRNGQRQTYETFVAGDREGLAIDWYENGNKKAEGLFEGDAPNGRFMMWFESGAPKSVTEFRMGRRHGDAYEWSEAGDVISADHFD
- the aceE gene encoding pyruvate dehydrogenase (acetyl-transferring), homodimeric type gives rise to the protein MAQAEIVNSTGNDVDPAETAEWLESLQYVLSTKGPERVRYLLKVLDETAYRHGVELPFSHTTPYINTIPADRQPVYPGNREIERRIKSIIRWNAMAMVVRANRDHPGIGGHISTYASAATLYEVAFNHFFRATDQIYFQGHASPGIYARALLEGRLTEQQLANFRQELAPGGGLSSYPHPWLMPNFWQFPTVSMGLGPIMAIYQARFNKYLMDRGIKDTSDSRVWCFMGDGESDEPESLGAITLASREKLDNLTFVINCNLQRLDGPVRGNGKVIQELEGAFRGAGWNVIKVIWGDDWDQLLSRDETGLLVQRMGEVVDGEYQKYIVSPGSYIREHFFGKYPELEEMVAHLSDEKLKRLRRGGHDPEKVYAAYSAMMEVKGKPTVILAKTIKGYGLGEAGEGRNVTHQQKKLNEVELREFRTRFGIPISDEEVSKAPFYIPPADSPEMQYLRERRKELGGYVPARKTEQPPLTIPQKHEFPESFESSGDREVSTTMAFVRMFGRLLRHKEIGKLIVPIVPDESRTFGMESLFRQCGIYAHTGQLYEPVDSETVLYYREAKDGQILEEGITEAGSMSSFIAAGTAYSTHGINMIPFFIFYSMFGFQRIGDLIWAAADQRAKGFMMGGTAGRTTLNGEGLQHQDGHTHLFAMAYPTVRCYDPAYAYETAYIVLDGMRHMYEERHDALYYITIANENYLMPNMPEGCEEGIIRGMYRVSTKDVGNNRPHVQLFGSGSILREALRAQTILAEKYDISSTAWSVTSYKQLRTEAQEARRWNLLHPTETPRRSYLENVLDGVQGPFIATSDYVRAVAEQIDPWVPGGLYALGTDGLGRSADRAALRRHFEIDAELVTVATLNQLAERGQVDKNLVAQSIRDLGIDPEKVDPWTA